CATGAGCGTGACGCATGCGCCCCCAACTCGAGTTTTGAATTTGGATACTGTTTTTGGCactttttttgtattttgttgtatatcttttttggttttttttttttttttttgattttgggGCGAACTCGCCCGCGGTTCATAATTGTTCATAAAGCGGCCGTTAGCATTGTTATTGCCTTGTCTCCAGCCTCTGGGGCTGAATTTCGAGTACTCATGCCTTAATCGTTGCCGTGCGTGCGATTTTTTTGCGGTCCCAAGGTATTTGTTGTTCACTTTTCAGCCGAGTTGAGTTCGTTTTTTCTCGATTTCTGTTTCTTTCGGCTTCGATTtattaaacaatttcaatGGGCATACTGGCTCGTACACAAGTGAATGATTTTTCGCACACACGCATCCCGCCGCGCCGCCCACAGCAGCCTGACTTTTATACTTTAatactttgtttttttttttttattattttcaaaaacCAGTTTTTTTGGGGCGCTTGGCCAGCGCACTGAGCTAATTGTCGCACAATTTTTCACCGCGTGGGCAAAATTCAAAAGTGCAGCAAAATATACGATCTAGCCAACGGGAAGCATTTTGTGCGTACATTGCATAATATAATTCGTGAGGGGAATATATGTGCAGTATGTGGGGTTGGTGCATGCCCCACAGGCTCTTATTGTAATCACATAGCTGGGGTTCAAACGATCGCTTGATTAAGCTTCCTGCCGCTGGGGCTTTATTACTGAATTCCCTTTTAAATTTATGCTAATTAAACGTGCTCAAACAGGAACCGAACGAAAACCAGTCGAACATCTCGTGTTTTCCAGAACAACTTGCACTCATTAAGTGAGAGTTCATCTCCAGTGGATGGGTATAAATATAAACCATGTGAATTATCGCAGTCGAATTAGGCATTAATTGCTTGGCAGTagatataatttaaataatttaacatATATCTTATGAGTAAGAAACGTGTTTTACAGATCGGTTATATGGATATTTggaacaatatttattttaaataattgatttCCTTAAGTACGTTTCTCTCGGTGCATCACTAACCTTAGACAAGTCTACACTTTTTTGGCAAGACCGCGGCATCCTTGGACGGGCTAAAAATGTCTCACAGCACTCAATGATTTAATCTCTGACAGGCAGAACGTAGAACGTGCCGTGTGGCAAGCCGCCCGAAGCTGCCTCAACCTTGACCGTCATTCGTAGGCGGCAGAGCCGCGAGAATCGCGAGGCGTAAGCTCTTCGCACGGCCATCGGGCGTATACGCGATTTCCGGAAACTGCACGCTCTCTCCGTCTCCTTCGACGTTGCGGCAAGTCATCTTCAAGTTCAGAAGGCACgatgaattttatttataaataaaagtaACCTTAGTCGCCGTCTCAATACGGCGTACTTGAAGTGCGCGTAGAAATTTCCGCACCACATTATTAACGTTGCCAGTCATGTCGGCGAAACCACAattgccagccagccagccactCAGTCATCAGTTCGTTTATTGATGAAATGCCATATTGTAAGCCAAAATACGTATACGCACCGCTGTCTCAGTTGcataaacaacaacagcaacgacgATGCTGACCTCCACACGTTCGTTCTCACTACGCAATTGcctaaatcaaataaatacgcTAGAGCATCAGAAATCAACAATTACACATCGGACTTTCGCACGCAAGGCGAAAACTAATGATATATGTATCTAAGAGTATGTCGTTGGTTCTGGAATATCATAAAATGGATTTCTAATGTGAGGAATCAGCCTTTCAATTAGTaaattattaacaaattataatttcataatttaaaaatatttcaatttttggtattacatattttatgttaaatatttaacaaaaatattttgtgtaggaatgtgctttttttttctaattaattaatttagttATTAGGGCATACGGGGAATCTTGgagcccctttgtgtccttctttTCTTTGAATTCTGCCCATTTGGGCgcgccggctaactatagttagctttcTCAGCTTCTGCtgacccttgtcaaaggagatcgggaaatgagatccctcggttgccttctgTTGAGCCTCCTTGGCGGGCGAGATCTgtttagagcgctggccagccgatttctgtggcgctccagcctgtcatggtatctgctcgagtgctggtttatttcgtcaaATACCGTTGCGAGTTTCAGGTCTCTGTGCAGGGTGGTGTTTCGcacaaaccactcgcagccggtggCCAATTATCGTAAGAGACATCATGGCTTAAGGATTTAAGCCACGATTTTTCTTTCTTGAGATAATATGCAACAAATATAAAGTATGGGTTCCCGATACAGGCATTTTGCCGTTCTTTGTTGCCTGTCTCTTGGATAAGAGTTATCATTTCCAAGGCAGCGGTTGCTTGGAATTCCTTATCAAAATCGCAAAAAAGTCGATACCGCAAGAGGGCGAGCGAGGAACGCCTTAGGAGTCTACTTGCATTGAAAAATTTCTGATATGATATGAATTAACGAACGATTTTAAGTTGTGCTAAAGACAGAGTAAGATAAGCCAACTGTGAATCAAATGTATATTCAGAATGTGCTaggaaatgaatttaaatattgtttcaGTAAGACATCAAACTGTGACCTTGAAATTGTTcttatgttatatatttatatatcttaAAGTTTTCATATTGGGACTTAACTTTGCCAAATTGGTCACGAGAAATCCGTTTcaaaataggaaaataaaaattgttttcccattttagaaaattatttgttggCAATTTTTTAGTAGTCTGTTTAAGTTGTATATTATTTTACCTATTTTTACctattttttttagattttggATACTTGTAGAACTAAAGTATTGAACTGCTATCGTAAGAGAGCTTAGccaattataatatataacattataattatataacaTTATTTACAAGTTTAGGAAGGATAAGGatacataaatatacatacTTCAATAATTATTGGATATTCGTTACGACAGGATTCTAAATGATAGATCCTGTGGGTGATGTCCGATGAATGCAAACAAAGCAAATTCAATTGCTGACCAAAATTATGCTAGACATATTGAATCCATTTTTCGCCGCCGTAATTCGCCTTGATTTGAATGATAAGCGCCACCTACAGTAATTCTTTGAATTCTACATTTGACTGTAATGTAGCGACTGGCGGCTTGACTCCATAGATGTCGCTAGTGTGACACTGAAAGGCAAAGGTAtgtttaaaatatacatattttattttgaaggACTACTATTTGAAGGACTACTTTTctacttaaaaatttaaatggttGTAACATTTGGCGGGAAATGTTACATTAAAGTTGTTTTCAAAAAGATATTTCCTAATTCCTGGGAATAATCTGTAAATTCATACCACGCgtacatttaaaaaataaaaactaattcCATTTATATATTGATTGCTTTTGTGCTATTTTTATTTCGCATGTTATTTTGAAATACTTTTGTCTTTTggagcaaacaaacaaattcaaCTACATTGGCTCCAGGGGATTctctttcttgtttttttttttttttttgggtaagTCAGGGTTTTGCCTACGactaatatgtatattttaaatatagctTTCCACATCCGTTAACTTAACATTCTTAGGTCTTTTGTTGTatgttttttgtgtgtgtgtatgtttttTGTCCGCTAATTAATTAAGGTATTTGACtaacaattaaaatgtaatcGAGGTACTATTAAATTAGACATTTGCTAATGCTCATAATTTGCGTATTGTGCATGCAATTTGACTATTTTGTGTGTGGGGCATCAATTGGACCCATCGTTTTTAGACGAGGCTAATGCTAAGGCCCATTGGTAATCGCAGCCCAGCGAGTTGGATTGAAGCTTGGTGGGAATTTTGGTGGCTGTTTCCTTGTTTGTGGTGGCTCTGCGGTTCCAGCGGCGCTTCCGCCTCCTGCACCACTTCCAGTTCCGCTCGGCCATCCActtcttcctcctcctcctcctccagctccagctccatttCTGCTGCCTGCTGGTTCTCCTTGTTCTCCTCGTGGGTAACCTGATAACGGGCAGTTGGCAGGACTTCGGATATGGCGGTATCGAATTCCAGCAGTATTTCATCGTCATCGAGGTCCCGCGTCCAGCGCGGCGTCTCTTTGAGCGGACTCATGATCTGCGGGAGTTTCGAGCAGGCGGGACTTGATTCTGCTGAAGATGCGGCGGGTTCTTCCCGGCTGAGTGTGGTTCCCAGTCGCCGGAACATGGCCACTACTTTGCCATCCACACTGGGCTGCGGGAATCTTTGGTAAGTGGGCGTGGATTTTGGATTGGGCACGGGTGTGCCTGTGGCTGTGGCTGCCACCTCCTTGACCAGTCGCTCCACTGGTTTCCGGCGCGGCGCCACACACTCCACCTTGCAGATCAGATTGCTCCTCTTCTGACCCTGCGGCCTCAGGCAGACGAACACCGGCTGCTGATTGCGCTTCTTGGGACTCCGCCGCAGACTCTCCACACAACACTGGCGCAGCACTCGGCTCATCCGGCTGACGGAGGCGCTGCGTCTGCTGGCTCTTCGCTTCGAGTAGACTATGGGTGCGGGTGTGGGATTGACTGGAACTTGGGGCTGCAGTTGGGGCTGCGATTGTGGCTGCACTCGGACCATGGGGCGAACCATCGCCACCGGACGCAGCTTCGTCCTTTCCTGCTGCAGCACACTGTTGCCCATGTGCGAGGGACTTTGGCTCTGACTTTCGGCCTCATTGCTGTTGACCGCCTGCAGGGAGTGCCAGTTGATCAGCCAGTTGTTGCAGCTGAAGCAGAGGAATTTGTCCTCATTCAATGGCTGAAAGCAGAGACATATAGGGAATAGATGAGTACGGGTTGTCTAACTATTGGTAGTATATTCTAGACTATAAAGTTATTGCTAATCATAACTATTCAAGCTAGGACCAATCcttcaattaatttaatggCTGAGTAATAACCAATTTAATAAATTGCTAACTGATATGTAGCATTCAGACTGAAGGTAAAAAGTCATTAGAAATAACCGAAGGCGGTTACATTGTAACTTTCTGAGCCACGATGGCCAATCATTTATTGATTATAGCCATGAAACCGTTAAGGTCATCAGGAACCATCCTTAGAATGAAAATTGACCCAAATCCGATGGCGTGACTCGCAATCTGAAGCCAGGCATAACCCACAGAATAAACCTCTCGATAATTACGATACGCCTATGCACTTAGTGATCGCTCGCGACACCCGACCAATACCACCAATACCACCACTACCACTAATGAGCATCCAGCCAGAGGTGCAAAAAAAGACCATAACAATTCCGAAAAACAACTGCCAGACGACCCGGGCATATTAATTACCCAGCCCAGACCTCAGCATTCCTCGGGTATCAATAATTTCGTGCACCTGCCAGCAAAAACTAAGCGCCCAGCGGTAGCAGCTGGCCCAAAAGGTACGGAAAACCAGTAAGCAATAACAAGCCAAAGGGACATTCGCTCAGTTCGAGCCCCGAAGGAAACTCGTTTTCGGCCAAGAGCCACGCGCCCTAtccatatataaaaaaaaagatatatgCCGAGTGGAACCGAAGCGGGAACTGGGTTAAAACCCCAACTATGACGACCATTAGGCACGCGCATGCGCGACAGCTGCGCCGAGAAATTAGATAAAGGTGATCGGGACGAGGGTTGGGTGAACCGAAAGGATCGACCAGGATGATGGTGGGGGAGGAGGAGAAGGTGCGGAGGGTAGCCAGGATCAGGAGCGATTGTGGCTGGCTGTTTACCTTTGGCTTCGGCGCTGAAAAGGTGTGCTCCAAGGGCCATGTGTAAACGGTATAATAATGCAAATTGCAGGCCAGGTGCAAAGCAGACAGAGAGCAacacaaacacgcacacacacacacgcacgccgATCGCAgatgcactgcgagaaaaagTTGTGCACACCTAAGATAAGTTTGATATTGACACATGGAAAAATGTGATTAAAAGTACTTCTATTAGTTCGAAAGCAACTTTTCATGCTTGTATTCATATAGCTGCATATATACTACATTTTtaatgttcttttttttctgagtgcatAAGAGGGCGTGGTAGGGGGCGCAGTTTGATAAGGTAATTGCAACTGGACTTTATGGCACTGTCATTCAGAACTCCAGCTTATTGAGAACCCGGCGAGGGTGTAGTTCCTGTGGGGGAGATCGGTTGCCGGGCTACGATCACGGCAGGTGGTGTATGCCCACCGTATAGGGTTTCGCAATAACGGTTCAAACGAAATTCTAACGACGTCCGGAGGGGGTGAATCTATGTGCATAGAGGGTGGGCTTCGAGGGTCTGATATTGCGGGGTTAGCTGAGGGTTTTTGTTATTATGAAATCGTATTGCGTGCGGCTCAAGCATTTCGTAATTAAATTGATTGCTATACACACAATACTAGTTAAGCACAATGTTTCAATATAATCGAAGTCCGAAAAATCTATTTCGAAAATATGTGGAAATACAATCTACCACATACCCAATATTTTTACAAACTATGTTAGCAACCACTTAtaattgtttatgtttttatagGTCTTCGTTTTAAGAACTCTCCCTACTTCGCCTTCAGAATCCGGCTGACTTTCTAATCCAATTGAATGGAAACCTTAGAAAAAACTATTTCCCAAAAATACCAAACTAAACGAAGACCTTTAAATGAAAATCCTGTCTAGTTTGGCACTTCTGGGACTTCGGCTGAAAATTCGGGCATTTGAATTCACCTTTGTACCTCTATTCCAAGAGTAGATCTTTTGTTTGGATTTGCGCAGCCTAAGAAACCGGAATTTCTATCCAAAGATATTTGGCATTCTCCAAGGGTTCAACCACCAATGTTGCAGGGGAAAATCCCTTCGTCTCACAAACAATAGACTGTGAACTCGCATCCAGGTATTCGAGTTCAATAGTTGATATGCGAAAAAACTCACTCCGGACCATGAAGAGCTGataaagcagcagcagcagcggtaGAGGATCGAGGAACCCCGATGGGTTGGATTTTGAGTGCCGACCGGCAAATACAGCTGTCGTTTTGGGATATGGAAACGAAGAGAACGGAGCACAGCGGGTTCGTTCACTGCCCGCAGAAATTGGAGCAATCTCGGCAAATCCACAGCACATCTGCCCTCTCGAGCAGGTTTATGTGTGCGCCGCCGGTACAGGTAGTCATGGGTAGTCATTTGGGCGAGGAGTGCCTGTAATCCGAGAACCGAAACTCACTTCCACAGAAAAACAAGCCCAGGATCTCCAGCCAGGATCGATTTCCCTGGCCATCATCTTCCGCTGTCGCATTTCCCACACACCGCACTGCTCGCATATTAGAACAAGCTGTTAAAAATTATGGGAAAGGAATCGAACTAAGTGGCGGCTCTGTGGCACTGGCACATATGCAAAGTGTCCAATTACCAAAGGTTGTCAGGGAAATGCATCAGCTGCTCGGCGACAGGATATGCAGTTTAAAGGGCACAGGAAAAGGTGGGCATGCCACAAATCTAATTGGGATAAAGGATTTTAGAATATTCATTAAGAAAGGAACTACATATTCTGAAACCTTACTTCTTTGCAAATAATCACTTTAAAATATTAGATACTGCGCTGGAAATCAATCATCAAATGGCTTGCCACTCATTTTTCCCAGTGGGCTGCTGTGAGGGAGTTACCTTTACCTGCCTACAGAAGTGCCTGCCGCTCTGCTTGCCGAATGCCacccattttcccattttccgcccAGCGAAGTTCATCCCCTT
This genomic interval from Drosophila mauritiana strain mau12 chromosome 2R, ASM438214v1, whole genome shotgun sequence contains the following:
- the LOC117135501 gene encoding protein phyllopod gives rise to the protein MSANQQQQANPSAAVAAPAASSEYLKRTCLICGCHTNQTINIYEPRSGPNIVQLIQAKFKFQPLNEDKFLCFSCNNWLINWHSLQAVNSNEAESQSQSPSHMGNSVLQQERTKLRPVAMVRPMVRVQPQSQPQLQPQVPVNPTPAPIVYSKRRASRRSASVSRMSRVLRQCCVESLRRSPKKRNQQPVFVCLRPQGQKRSNLICKVECVAPRRKPVERLVKEVAATATGTPVPNPKSTPTYQRFPQPSVDGKVVAMFRRLGTTLSREEPAASSAESSPACSKLPQIMSPLKETPRWTRDLDDDEILLEFDTAISEVLPTARYQVTHEENKENQQAAEMELELEEEEEEEVDGRAELEVVQEAEAPLEPQSHHKQGNSHQNSHQASIQLAGLRLPMGLSISLV